In the Deltaproteobacteria bacterium genome, AGAAGGTCTGGGTCTTGGTGGAGAGGACCTCGGAGGGGCTGTCGGCGTTGGGCCGCCAGGTGCGCGGCTCCAGCTCCACCGTAGGCCAGAAGAAGTTGCGCCGCTTGTACATGAGCTCGTCGCCCAAGGCGAAATCCTCGCGCTTGTACCAGGGGCCGCGCTCCAGCACGCATACGGTCATGCCCGCCTCGGTCAGTTCCTTGGCCGCCACCAGTCCCGAGGCTCCGCCTCCCACGATGCAGACGTCCACCGTCTCGTGCTGTGCCATCTGTTTCCTCCGCTTGAATGCCCCTGGCCCCGAATCTTCGTCACCGCTCCGTCACAGGGGCCGCATGTCAGGACGAGCGATCCTTCTTCTCCTGAGCGAACTCGTCCGGCTCGTTGGCGTCGTACCAGCCGTAGGGTTTCTCGTTGCCGTGCGGGAAGCTCGGACCGGGATAGTCCAGAACCTGCCAGCCGACCCGGTCCTTGTTGCCGCCGTGCCGCGGGTGGCCGTAGAAGCCCTCCATGGTGTGGGTCAGCAGCAGCGTGAAGAACGGGTCCTTGCGCTCGTCCAGCACTGTCAGGACCTGGTCCTGCCCTTCGTCGTCCAGGCTGCGGAAGTCCTTGCCCGACGCCAACTCCGCAGCCACGCGGTCCAGCTCCAGCACCCCGTCGCGATAGGCCCGGAGGTGCCGGCTGCCCGTGCCGTGGAGCTTGAACAACGTCGCCTGCTGCTCCTCGGTGCGCCCGCCCATGCCCCCGAGGATGAAGTTGGCGTACTCCTTCTTCTCCCGCGGACTGATGTCCGTGTCCACCTCGTCCGCGGCCAGCAAACCCTCGATGTAGTCGATGACCCCGGCCTCGCGCGCGCCGGCGCCGTCGTCCGACGGGACGATGCGCGCGGCCGCCGCCTCGATGGTGGCACGCTCGTGGTCCGAAAGCACCGTATCTGAACCCGTTCCGCTCATGCTGAACCTGCTTCCGTGTTGGACTCGCCCCGCGGGCGGTTCCCCGGCCATTGGGATGCGTCAGCATACAACAGAGGAAGGCCGGTGAGAAGTTGCGTGGGCGACATCCCAACGTCCCGCCGGAACCCATTGACATTGATTGCGACATCAGTTGATGTTAGCTTTGAGCCTTGGTTCAGTTTGCTTGGGAGCATCGATATGAGAACGACCCTGAACATAGACGACGAACTGCTGGCGCGGGCACGTGAGCTTACCAACATCACCACCAAACCAGCGCTGATCCGGGAAGCCCTTCGAGCCCTCGTGGAGCGGGAAAGCGCGCGACGGCTCGCCAAACTCGGCGGCAGTCAGCCTGACTTGCAACCGGTTCCACGGCGGCGCCCCGCCGACGACGCTCCGTCCAGCCCATGATCCTGATCGATACCTCGGTATGGATCGAGCACCTGCGCACCGGAGACCGGGAATTGACGCACCTGCTGGAAACCGATCAAGCGCTTGTCCATCCTTTTGTCATCGGCGAGTTGGCGTGCGGCAATCTTGCCCGACGCCAAGAGATCCTGGCGATGTTGCAGGACCTGCCCACCCTCCCCGCCGCGGAAGATTCCGAAGTGCTTTATTTCATTGGACGAAACCAGTTGATGGGACGGGGCATCGGGTACATTGACATGCATCTGCTGGCAGCCGCGGCCCTGGCTCCCCCAGCGCGACTGTGGACACGAGACAAACGTCTGGGAGCCGCAGCCGACAGGCTTGGCCTGGCTCACCGATGAACTACGGCATCCCGACGACAAGGGCTTCTTCCATCTTGACGAGAACGAGCGCTTTGACGTTACCGCTGTTGGGCCAATAGTCGCGCCGCGTTCTCCCGCGTGACCCAAGCGACGTCCTCGGCACGTTCCAGAAACGGCCGGACATCCGCCGCCACCCGATCCCACGCCAAGGCGTCGAGCCGGCCAAGGATCGTGGTCCGCCAGTTGTCGGCATGTAGGGTATCGCCCTCCCAGCCGGTCTGCCGCAAGGCCGTGTTGAGCAACGTCAGGTTCGGCGCGGGCCAGCCCGGATCGCCGAGGTACCAGATCAGGTCGTACAGGTCCCGTCCCTTGGTGTAGGGACGCTGCAGGAGGGCGTGCAGCTTGCCGGCGAGAAGCGACGCGCGGTCGTGATGCTGAAGGCGCAGGGTTACGTGGCGGCGCACCAAGCGGGTCTCCAGAACGGCGCCCGCCGGTGGCCGGGTATCGATCTCGATCCTGATGGCGAGGCTCTCCTCGCGACGGGGGGAGAGGCCCGCTTCGTACGATAAGCCCGGGAAACGCACGAACGCGCTGTGAACCGGATTCCGGTCCCGCACCGCGAGGCCGACGGCATATCCCTCGCGGGAGAGTTGCGCACGAATGGCCGCCAGCCACCCGCGCAGATCGTAGACGGCGGGATCGCCTTCCAACGTCAGGTCGAGGTCTTCCGAGTACCGCGGCAGGTTGAAGAGGAAGCGCAGGCAGGTGCCGCCCTGAAACGCCAGCGGCACCATCGCCCTCTCGCGTTGGAGTATCCCCAGAATGCGTGCCTGGAGGTATTCCCGAGCGATGTTGCGGCCCTGCCGCGGATCGGCCGCTCGCACCAAATCGATCAAGTGAACCTTCACAGCGCCTCGTAGGAAAGGTTGGGATCTTCGGCCAACGCGCGCACGTGTCGCGCCGCCCGCAACAGTTTGGGCTTGCCCGCGGCCCGCGCCAGCCGATCCAGTTCGTCCAGGTCTAGAGCCTCGAAGTCCAACCGCAACTCGGCGATGCAGGCCGGTTCGTCGCCGCCGGGGCACAAGTGGACGACATCGAGCAGGGCCTTCTCGGGCAGTGCCACGAACGCCGTCTGTCCAGGGTCCAGGTCGATCTGCCGGTAACCGTAGAGCAGATCGTTCTTGACGTAGCGGAACGAGAAGCGGCCCAGCGGAGTCTGGCGCAGGTGCGGCCTCGCGACCGCCACGCTGGTGACCTCCGGAACGTATTCGGGAATGCAATGCCAGTGCTCCAGTGCCGATAGTCCACTCACGTAGGACCCCGGCACGAGGCGGTTGGCGATCAGGAACGGATGGGGCATGCGCTTGCGGTAGGGCGGAGCCAGCGCGTACAGTTCGCGACGAAGTTGATGGATTCGCCCAGCCCGGGTCCACCGGGCGAGTTGATGTCGAATCCTCACGGGGTCGGCGCGCCCGCAAAGCAGCAGCCCGGTCTCGAACACCGGTTCGTCGCCGATCATCTCAAGCAACTCGGAAAATCGCATCGATTCAAACTACCATTTTCGTCAAGTTACAGCAATAATTTTACCCCAGGACTGACGACAGGAATGGCCCTGGGCCATCAGCAACAGTCATGCACATGGACCGCTCCCCCGCGCCCATCCGCCCGGACTACTCCGCTTCCACCGCGCAGTGGTCGCTTGTGATCCACCGGGTCGGCGCCACTTCGGCCGAGGCATGGGTGGGGACCCTGTTCCCCGCCCTGAAGATGCCGGAGCGGGCGCGGGTGCGGCTCTTCCGTGACGAGCGAGAGGTGCGCTCGGCGCTGATTTCAAGGGACGACTGGCGGCGGCCGTTCCGCGGTATGAGGCGGCGCTTCTTCCGGGTCGTAACCTTCAGGCGGCTTGAGGCCGGAAGCGAGTACCGGGTCACGTTCGAGCGGCTCGTTGAAGGGAATGCGTCCGCGGGACCCGTCCGAGGGTGGCAAGAACTGCGCGCGGGCACGTTCCGCACGCTGCCGCGGCGCCTCCCGCTCAAGGGCGAAGGCGCCTTCACCATCGGCCTCGGGAGCTGCTTCTACAACCATCGCGACGGCGGGCGGGCGGCGGCCTCGTACCGGGCGCTCTACGAACGTGGCGCCGGCACCGTCCGCCCGGACATCACCGCGCTTACCGGCGATCAGGTCTACCTGGACATCGGCTTCGATTCGCTCTCGCTGATACCGCGCGAAATACGCGAGCGCATCGCCGACGACTACGCGCTCCACTGGCAAGCACTGGACGGAATCCTCGGCCGGGGCGGCACATGGATGCTGCCGGACGACCACGAGTACTGGAACGACTACCCCTTCGTCGACTCGCCCATCCCCGCCCTTTGGTCGCTCAGGTTGCCGCACGTCCGCGCGCACTGGGAAGCGGCCGCGCGCGACGCCGTTACGAACATCCAGCGCTCGCCCGTAGTGGAGACGCTGGCCATCGGCCAGGATCTCACCCTCTGCTTCGCCGACCTGCGGTCGCACCGCACGGAAGAGGCGTTTCTTCCGGCGGCTCCTTTCGGGAAGCTGCTCGACTGGGCGCGGCGCAGGACGTGTCCAGGGGTGCTCATCCTTCCGCAGCCGCTGATCGTCCGGCAGAGTCGCGCGGAGCGGAACCTGCGTAGCTACCAACAACAATTCGCGGCGTTGCTCGACGCCCTCGGCGCCGTCCCCCACGACGTGGTCGTCCTGAGCGGCGACGTGCACTTCGGACGCATCGCCGGCGTCCCCATCGGCACCCGCGGCGCGCACCTCTTCGAGATCATCTCGTCACCCCTGTCGAACCTCACCGGTCTCAACGGCGTGGCCACGAGCACCGCCACGAGCAGGCCTGAGCGCTTTCCTCCGGCCGGGACAGCCCGCGACCTGGGTTGGCCGACCCGCAAGGTGAACTACTACAAGAACCGAGCGGGACGCGGGCGCTTTTTCGTCCCAATCCGCAAGGGGCGGCTGTTGTCGGATTATCCGAGGAAGCGTACGCGGGAACACTTCATGACGGTGAGCCTGTGCCGCACGGACGGCGGGAGCATCGAATTGACGGCCGATGCCTGGCTGGTGCGCGAGCGAACAGGCGCCGGGAACCTGCCGGCCAGAGGCTTCCGGCGCCCCTTCCGCGCCGTGCTGCGGTAAGAGCGGAGTTCTTGCACAGCCTGGGAGCGGGTATGACGGATTCAGGTTTGGTGTCGGTTACGGCTTGACCACCTTCGCCACCGTGGTCACGAGCGTGGTCACGGCCTTCAGGTAGGCCTCGATCCGGTGGAGTCTCTCCCTTGCCCGATCGAGGGCGCGGAGGCCGCGTTCCAGCTCTTTTCCGTTATCGACGAGTTCCCCGCGGATGGCCATGACGCGCGTGTTCTCGAGCCGGCGGATGGCGAGGCAGACATCCAGCAGCGCCGTGGCCGCCGCCGTGCGCTCGGCCTCGGGAAGATCGTTTACCGCGGCAAGCCATTCGGCGGACATCATGTCCTTCCGCGCCCGGCGCAACTCGGACAGAGTCTTCCCGCGGATTTCTCCCGGCGTCATCGGGCCGCCCTCCCCGCTTGGGCGCCGAGGCGTGACACAATCTCCACGAACCCCTCGACGGTAGTGGCCAATTCGGCTTCCTGACCGGCGTCCAGGCGCCCCTCGACGGCGGCCACGTACGCCTGCCTCAGTGCGCGGACGGCCTGCTCCGCGGCCAACGCCGCTTCCACGTCAACGGGCTCCCGCAGGCTCTTCAGCCGCCGTGCCGGCCACGTCTTGGGCAGCCGCTTGGCGCTCACGTAGGGCGCCACCACCTCGTCGTTGTGAAACGCCGCCGACAGGATCTCCCGATCCGCGCGCACCTGCCGTGCCAGCGCCGTCACCAGGGCCTCCTGCAAAGCCAGCTCGCGTTCGATGGCCGGGCCGCGCGCCTCCAATTCGCGCCGCAAGGCCGCGGACCTGAACGAGGCTACCGTCATCACAACGGCGGGCTCCACCAAACCGCTTACCGAAACGTCCCCCATGCGCACCTTCTTGAGGCTCGGTGAGAGCTTTCCGAGTTCCGCCATCAACCGCTTCGCGGCGGTGCCGCTCGCCTTCGGCCCACCAGACTCCAGCAGCGCCCGCAGGGCGACGAAGTACGACCTCAACAACTCGTTGTGGCGCTTGGCGGCTTTGTAGTCCGTCATACGTTCCGCCATGACCGCGTCGAACTGTTGCAGCGCCTCCCGCCGCTGTTCCTCCGGCAGGCCATCCCGCGCTTCCACCAGCGCACGTGAATCCACCGCCATCGCGGTCTCCAACGCCCGGTCCAGCAAGGGCGGCGCCTTGGCGGCGTACGCGATGCCCGCCTTGACAACGGTGTCGAGCCGGGCCGTGTCGGCCGACGCAGTACAGCCGCCGGCCGCGAGCGCCAGGACCCACAGCCACAGCAAGCGGCTGCGGAGGGAGTCGTTGCGGAGGGTGGGTGAGCCCTTGATCCTCATGATGGGCCTCCTGACAACTCGGGACGCTGGAACGGTGAAACGGTTCGAGGACCGCACAACAGGCGGTCGCGGTTTTCTAAAACGAACGATCCATGTGTTGCACAGAACGGCCGGAATGTCTAAGGGTGACGGATGGCCGGGACACCGGGGAACATGGAGCCGGAAGCGCCGGAAGCGCGACACTCGGACAGCAATGCCCACGGCCCCACGATCGGAGCCTCGGCCGTGGTGCGCGAGTCCCTTGCGGCGCTCTTGAGACATTTCGTGCCGTTTCTGCTCCTGGCGTCGGTGGTCGGCTGGGCGGTGGGAACGGTGTTGTTTCTCACCGGGCTGGCGCCGTTTCTCGTCGTCTCGCGGACGCCGGAGTTCGCCGCCCTGTACTACCGACAGATCGCTTCCGTCGTCTTTCACGCTTTCTCGCAGGTTTCCGTGGAAGCCGTGATCGCGCTGGTGGTGTGGGCGGAACTGAACGGGCGCCGTATGACGTTGAGAGGTTCCGTGATCTCGGCCGCAAGGGCGATTCCAGGCGTTCTGGGTTGGCCGTTCTACGTGTTTGTCTCAAGGGTGTCCGCGGTCGCCATCCTGCGTGCCCTCCTCTATCTGCCGCAGCACGCTGCGGCTGTCGTCGTCCTCACCTCGGAGTTCGAACCGTCCACGAAGGGAATGCTCCTGGTCCTGACCACCGCGGGCGGTGCACTCAATGGTCTCGTCGACAGCCGGCTGCTCATGTTGATCCCGGTAGCGGCCATCGAGCGCACCGGTGTTCTCGACAGCTTCAGGCGGTGCTGGCAGTTGAGCTCGCGTCATTGGATTCGCGTACTCGCCATTATCGTTTTCGTGGCGTGCGGCGTGGCAGCACTGAAGTACACATCGAGCACTCTGCTCAAGTCCGTGGCCGGCTACCTCCGAGAGAACGACCTTGCCGTGTTGTTGTCGGTGGCGCTCCTTGCTGTAAACGCACCCATCAGAGCCTACTGGGCCATCGTTGCCACCGTCTGCTATCGGCATATTCGCGTGGCCAACGGCGATATTGCTCCTGGAGCGGCCACAGGTCACCCGACATGAACACGGAGAACGCCGGTCTGGACTGGTCCGTCGCATGCCGGCGCCTCCGTCGGCCGACTCGGCTTCGGCGTCGCGCCCGCGGTCATTGACCGTGCGTCCGCACTTGCTGTAGTCTCGACTCAGCGAAAACCGAACGGCGGACAAGGCGCGCGGGACACCGCGATCCGCCGCGACAGGGAGGAACGACCATGAAAGACGGCCTGCGTTTCGTCGACAGCGACATGCACATTCAGGAGCCGGGAAACCTGCTGGAGAAGTACCTGGATCCCGAGTTCAAGCACCGCGTGACCTGGGCGGTCGACGCCAATGGGAAGATCAGCCGGCGCACCTGGACCATCGACGGGCTTGCCACGGGCGCGGACTCCGAGTTGCAGCAGCACCGCAAGAGGGCCGCTTCCTCCAAGGCCGCGGGACCGATGATCGGCGCCGCCACCGGCGTGTTGTCGGCCTCCCGCCTCGCGGACACCGGACGCATGGACTTCGCCATCGAGCGCGGCTACGACGAGGAAGCCCAGATCATGGGCATGGAGATGGAAGGTATCGACATCGCCGTGCTCTTTCCCACGGGTGGACTGGGTCTTTTGGCACGGGACAACATGGACCCGCATCTCTCGCACGCCCTCAGCCGCGCCTACAACGACTGGATCCACGACTTCTGCCAGCACTGTCCCGAGCGCATGAAGTTCGCCGCCATGCTGCCGCTGCACGACGTGAACCTCGCGTGCCGGGAACTCAAGCGGGCGGTGCAGGAGCTCGGCGCGGTGGCCTCGTTCATCCGGCCCAACATGGTCAACGGGCACTTCTGGCACTCCAACTACTGGGAACCGCTCTACAGCCTGCACGAGGAGTTGAACGTGTCCTGGTGCTTCCATGAAGGCACGGGTGCGTGGAACTCCCACATGAACGCGCTGTACGGCGAGAACCGCTTCTATCGCCACGTGGCCAGCCACTGGATCGAGATGCAGCAGGCGCTCATCGCCATGATCATCGGCGGCGTCTTCGAGTTCCATCCCAACCTCCGAGTGGGCTACCTGGAAGCGCAGAACTCCTGGGTGCCCGGCATCCTGACGCGCATCGAGTGGGACTACGCCAACTATCACACCTCCCACGCCCCTTATCTGTCGCTGACGCCCAGGGAATACTTCCAGCGCAACTGCTGGGCCGCGGTGGAAGGCAGCGAGCCCGAGATCGCCGGCACCGCCGAGCTCATCGGCGCAGACCGGATGTGCATCTCCACCGACTACCCGCACTTCGACTCGAACTTCCCCAACGTCTCCACGAACCTGCTCAACAACGTGTCGCGGGAAATCGCCGCCGCCATCTTCATGGGCGGCGCCAGCCTGTACAACTTCAACGAGGAAGACTTCCAGAAGGCCCACGCGGCCGCCGAAACGAACCGGACGCGGCAGACGGCGGTGGGGGAAGCCTAGCGGATTGCGGCCAAGACCTCGTGCGGGAGGAGGGGGTGAAGGCGCACATGCCTTCACCCCCTTCGTGTATCGTCCGGTTTCACTTCGGCATCGGCCCCACCAGCAGCGCGGCGTCGAGGCGGCGGCCGAAGAGGTTGATGCGCCAGTCGAGATGGGGGCCGGTGGAGCGGCCGGTGGAGCCGACCTCGGCGATGGGCTGTCCCTGCTTCACGCGCTGGCCCTTCTTGACCAGGATGCGCGAGAGGTGGAGGAAGGCGGACGAGAGTCCGTGGCCGTGGTCGACGATCATGGTGCCGCCGGAGAAGTACATGTCGCGATGCACCAGGGTGACCACGCCGGCGGCGGGCGCCACCACCCTGGTGCCCTTGGGCGCGGCGATGTCGATACCGTAGTGGGGGCGCCGGGGCTCGCCGTTGAGGATGCGCTGGGAGCCGTAGACGCCGCTGATGCGGCCCTTGACCGGCCATCGGAAACCGCCCAGGAAATCGGTGCGCGGGTCGTCGACGGTACGCGCGCGCTTTACCAAGGCGACCTCCTTGCGGATGCGCACGAGATCCTTCTTGCTGGGCGTGACCTTGCTGGGCGGCAGGCCGTCGATGCGCTGGATGCGGTACTTGCGCGGCTTCACCGCCAGGCCGTAGCGCTCGCGTTTGCCGTCCGGGAACACCACCGACAGCACGGCCTTTGCCGGCGCGTCGCGGCCGAAGCCGATGAGGAACCAGCCCTCCCTGGAGACGCGCACCGGCTCGCCCTCGAACTCCACCTTGGAGCCCGGCGGCACGCGTCCGCGCACCAAGCCGCCCTGGATCCGCGGGCCGTCAAGCTGGATGCCCGGCTCGGCGGACCCCGAGGCCGCGGGCGGCCACAATGCCACGGCCAGCCACAAGCCGACGACCGCCCACGCTACGGCGAACCCTTTCCTTGATCGGACTGTTTTCATGGCACGCATCCACGTTCTCCGGTTGAGCAAGGCCCAGCCAACGCCGCATTCGCGAACCGCCGAGCAACCGCGTATTCTCCCCTCCCTATAGTGCCGGCAGGTTCGTAGCTCCACCACATATGGGGGATAGCGGATCGGGTGTCAACCAACTGCGTCGACTTGACATGGACGCCGTGCGGTGCTGCGATAATATTGGGACATGCCCAGTGGGCCAAGGGGCCCGAAGCCAAGAGAGAGGCCCGATGACACAGTCCGGCGACGGTTCCAGCGGCGGCGCCACCCGCCGCGACACGCTCGCGCTGCTCCTCATGGGCGCGGGCCTAGCCCTGAGCTATGGCCTGCTGGCCGCCGAGGGCTTCCTGTTCCTCCTGCCCCGGCGCCTCGAACCTCGGGTCCGCTGGCTCTTCGCGGGACGGCTGGACGAGTACCCTGAAGGCGCGGTGCGCGGGTTCACGGGGCTCGACGGCACGGAAATCCTCATCAAGCGCAAACCCGAAGGCGTCGAAGCGTTCAGCTCGGTGTGTCCGCACCTGGGATGCCGCGTCCACTGGGTGCCGGACCGGAAAGAGTTCTTCTGTCCCTGCCACAACGGCGTGTTCGACGGCGACGGCGTGGCGGTGTCCGGACCGCCCGCGGACGCGGGACAAAGCCTCGCGCGCGTGCCGCTTAGGGTCGACGACGCCGGCGAGGTCGTCTACATCGGCGTCAGGGACACGGGCAAGGCGTAGGGACGGCCATGGGCAAGCCATCCGTGGGCGACCGCCTCCAGGCCATGTTCCCGTTCGACTGGGAACTGCTGAGGCACGCGGGCGCCGAGCCCATCCCCCACCACCTCAAGAAATGGTGGTTCTGCCTCGGCGGCACGGTCCTCTACCTCTTCGTCGTGCAGGTGGTCACCGGCATCGCCCTGACCTTCTACTACGTGCCCTCGCCCGAGGAGGCCTACGCCAGCGTGGCCGCCATCACCCACGAGATCCGCTTCGGCTGGTTCATCCGCTCGCTCCACAAGTGGGCCGCCAACCTCATGATCATCGCGGTGATCCTGCACATGCTGCGGGTCTTCTTCACCGGCGCTTACCGCCATCCGCGGCAGCTCAACTGGTGCGTGGGCTTCCTGCTGTTGATGGCGACCCTCGCCTTCGGATTCACGGGCTACTCGCTGGTCTTCGAGCAACTGAGCTTCTGGGGCGCCACCGTGGCCGCGAACCTGGCCGAGGCGGTGCCGCTCGCCGGCCCGTGGATGGCCTGGTTCCTGCGCGGCGGCCCGGAGGTCGGCGGCGCCACGCTGACGCGCTTCTACGTCCTCCATATCGGCCTGCTGCCCACGGTCACCTTCGTACTGCTGGCGCTGCATATCCTGTTGATCCGGCTCCAGGGCGTGACGGAGCTGGAGACGACGGACCAGACCGCCAAGGCGGAGGAACGCCACTTCCCGTTCTGGCCGGACCACGCCACCACCGAGATCCTCATCGGCGTGCTGCTCATGTACCTGCTGACCATCCTGGCACTGGTCTTCCCCGCGGGCCTCGGGCCGCCGGCGGATCCCACCCAGACCCCGGACCACATCAAGCCCGAATGGTTCTTCTACTTCAGTTTCCGCCTGCTCAAGCTGACGTCGCTGCGCGTGAGCGTGGCGCTGACCGTAGCCATGGGGGTCATCGCGTTTTTCTGGCCCTTCATTGAGGAGTGGTGCCGTCGGCGCTGGCGCGTGCCCGACGGCGTCCCCGTGACGCTGGGGACCCTGGCGTTCCTGTTCTTCCTCGTGCTGACCGTATGGGAGTCGTTCGCGAGCTAGTCCGTCGCAACCAGGAGGCGTTCCCGTGAGCCTTGCATTCAAACGCTATCTCATCGCCGGTCTCTCGTTCCTCTTCCTCGCCGCGCTGCTGCTGGTGGCCTGGCAGGAGTCGCGCCGGCACCGGGTGGAAGAAGGCCGGGAGGCCGTGGTCACCGCCGCCAACCAAGCGTGCGTGACCTGCCACAAGGTGGACTCCCCGGCCATGGTCATGCAATGGGAGCAGTCCCGCCACGCCCAGTTCGGCGTGGGCTGCGTGGATTGCCATCGGGCCAACGAAGGCGAAGTCGACGCCTGGATGCACGAGGGGCGGCTGATTTCGGCGCTGGTGACGCCCACGGACTGCGCCCGCTGCCACGTGCGCGAACACCGGGAGTTCGCCCGCAGCCACCATGCGCGCGCCGGCGAGATCCTGGCCAGCCTCGACAACGTGCTGGCCGAGAAGGTGGCGGGCATGCCCGGCAACATCGCCGACGCGGTCAACGGCTGCTGGCAGTGCCACGGCAGCCTCGTCAAGTTCAAGCGGGACGCGGACGGCGCGATCCTGCGCACCGGCAAGGAGAACAAGCCGGTCATCGACCCGGACACCTGGCCCAACAGCGGCATGGGGCGGCTCAATCCCGACGGCTCCAAGGGCTCGTGCCACGCCTGCCACTCACGCCATTCGTTCCAGGCCAAGCTGGCGCGCGCCCCGGAAAACTGCGGCAAGTGCCACATGGGTCCCGACCACCCGCAGATCGAGATCTACAACGAATCGAAGCACGGCATCGCCTTCCACGCCAACCGTGCCCACATGGCGCTGGACAAGGAGGGCGAGTGGGTGCTGGGACGGGACTACGCCGCCGCGCCCACCTGCGCCACCTGCCACATCAGCAGCCACATGACGCCGCAGGGCGTGAAGAGGGGCAACAAGCACGACGTGGGCGAGCGCATAAGCTGGACGCTGCGGCCCGTGATCAGCACCAAGCTGAACCGGGTGATCTTCAAGGACGGTTACCAGGAAGACTATCCGGACACGCGGGCGCTGCCGAAGGTCGGCGACACCGTGGAAACCGTCGAGAAGGTGGTGCGCAACGAGAGGCTGGTGAACCGCACGTTGGAGCGGCGCGTGGCCCGCATCGTGACCTGGGAGCAGCGGCGGGAGAACATGAAGCAGGTCTGCCGCAACTGCCACAACGACACCTACATCGACAACTTCTACCACCAGTTCGACCAACTGGTGGTGCTGTACAACGAAAAGTTCGCCCGGCCGGCGCAGCAGATCATGAACGAGCTCAAGGCCGACGGCGTGCTCAAGGCCAACGCGCCGTTCGCGCACGACGTGCAATGGACCTTCTGGGAGCTGTGGCACCACGAGGGGCGCCGGGCGCGGCACGGCGCCAGCATGATGGGTCCGGACTACACCCACTGGCACGGCATGTACGAGGTCTCGAAGCACTTCTACTTCAAGTTCCTGCCGCACGTCATCAAGGCCGCCGCCACCAAGGGGCCGGAGATGAAGCAGAAGTACGAGCGGCGCGTCCAGGCGTTGCTGGCACGGCCCGAGAACCTGTGGCTCAAAGGCCTCAGTGCGGAGGAGGCGGAGGCGCTCCGAAAAACCTACGAGGAGCGCTACGACCAGTAGGCTTACAGAGCAAACCGCTGTAGATACCGCGCGGGTCCGGACACCTGCCGACTGCCGCGGAATCAGGGCTTGGTGCCCACCGCCGAGTGGAACGGCTGCGAGATGAAGAACTGGTTGCCGGCCGCGACGATGGCCTGACGCCACTCCTCTGCTTCCTCCGGGTCGAGCCGCACGACCATGCGTTCCTGCTGCTGGTGCAGCCGTTCGCCTGACGAGTACGTCGCCCACTGAGGCATCATGACCACACCCTCCAGGCCCGCCCGCTCCATGCGTTCGTACAGGCTCGCGTCCGCGCACCCGCCCTCCACCATGTCGCCGTACCCGGTCTGGGCCTTGAGCTTGAGGTCGGACCGGAGCGGCAGATTCACCCACCACGGCATGTCCAGGGAACGGACCACGACGGCCACCTTGCCGCCGGGCCGGGTCACCCGCACGCACTCGGCGAGCATGGCGTCGGCGTCGCCCTCCTCCATGACCGTGAACGCCAAAGTCGCGTCGAAGCCGTTGTCCGGGAAGGGCAGCGCGTGGCCGTTGGCGTTGTGCAGCTCGATGACGTCGCCGACCCCTTCCACCGCGGCCAGCTTCGCGGCCTCGCGCAACAGGTAGGCATTGATGTCCGCGCCCACGATGGGGTTGCGCTTCCCCGTATGCCGCGCGAGCCAACGCGCCACCGTGCCCGCGCCGCAACCCACCTCCAGCA is a window encoding:
- a CDS encoding Rieske (2Fe-2S) protein, with protein sequence MTQSGDGSSGGATRRDTLALLLMGAGLALSYGLLAAEGFLFLLPRRLEPRVRWLFAGRLDEYPEGAVRGFTGLDGTEILIKRKPEGVEAFSSVCPHLGCRVHWVPDRKEFFCPCHNGVFDGDGVAVSGPPADAGQSLARVPLRVDDAGEVVYIGVRDTGKA
- a CDS encoding type II toxin-antitoxin system VapB family antitoxin; translated protein: MRTTLNIDDELLARARELTNITTKPALIREALRALVERESARRLAKLGGSQPDLQPVPRRRPADDAPSSP
- a CDS encoding nucleotidyl transferase AbiEii/AbiGii toxin family protein, with the protein product MKVHLIDLVRAADPRQGRNIAREYLQARILGILQRERAMVPLAFQGGTCLRFLFNLPRYSEDLDLTLEGDPAVYDLRGWLAAIRAQLSREGYAVGLAVRDRNPVHSAFVRFPGLSYEAGLSPRREESLAIRIEIDTRPPAGAVLETRLVRRHVTLRLQHHDRASLLAGKLHALLQRPYTKGRDLYDLIWYLGDPGWPAPNLTLLNTALRQTGWEGDTLHADNWRTTILGRLDALAWDRVAADVRPFLERAEDVAWVTRENAARLLAQQR
- a CDS encoding M23 family metallopeptidase, which produces MKTVRSRKGFAVAWAVVGLWLAVALWPPAASGSAEPGIQLDGPRIQGGLVRGRVPPGSKVEFEGEPVRVSREGWFLIGFGRDAPAKAVLSVVFPDGKRERYGLAVKPRKYRIQRIDGLPPSKVTPSKKDLVRIRKEVALVKRARTVDDPRTDFLGGFRWPVKGRISGVYGSQRILNGEPRRPHYGIDIAAPKGTRVVAPAAGVVTLVHRDMYFSGGTMIVDHGHGLSSAFLHLSRILVKKGQRVKQGQPIAEVGSTGRSTGPHLDWRINLFGRRLDAALLVGPMPK
- a CDS encoding cytochrome bc complex cytochrome b subunit — protein: MGKPSVGDRLQAMFPFDWELLRHAGAEPIPHHLKKWWFCLGGTVLYLFVVQVVTGIALTFYYVPSPEEAYASVAAITHEIRFGWFIRSLHKWAANLMIIAVILHMLRVFFTGAYRHPRQLNWCVGFLLLMATLAFGFTGYSLVFEQLSFWGATVAANLAEAVPLAGPWMAWFLRGGPEVGGATLTRFYVLHIGLLPTVTFVLLALHILLIRLQGVTELETTDQTAKAEERHFPFWPDHATTEILIGVLLMYLLTILALVFPAGLGPPADPTQTPDHIKPEWFFYFSFRLLKLTSLRVSVALTVAMGVIAFFWPFIEEWCRRRWRVPDGVPVTLGTLAFLFFLVLTVWESFAS
- a CDS encoding gluconate 2-dehydrogenase subunit 3 family protein: MSGTGSDTVLSDHERATIEAAAARIVPSDDGAGAREAGVIDYIEGLLAADEVDTDISPREKKEYANFILGGMGGRTEEQQATLFKLHGTGSRHLRAYRDGVLELDRVAAELASGKDFRSLDDEGQDQVLTVLDERKDPFFTLLLTHTMEGFYGHPRHGGNKDRVGWQVLDYPGPSFPHGNEKPYGWYDANEPDEFAQEKKDRSS
- a CDS encoding amidohydrolase family protein, with product MKDGLRFVDSDMHIQEPGNLLEKYLDPEFKHRVTWAVDANGKISRRTWTIDGLATGADSELQQHRKRAASSKAAGPMIGAATGVLSASRLADTGRMDFAIERGYDEEAQIMGMEMEGIDIAVLFPTGGLGLLARDNMDPHLSHALSRAYNDWIHDFCQHCPERMKFAAMLPLHDVNLACRELKRAVQELGAVASFIRPNMVNGHFWHSNYWEPLYSLHEELNVSWCFHEGTGAWNSHMNALYGENRFYRHVASHWIEMQQALIAMIIGGVFEFHPNLRVGYLEAQNSWVPGILTRIEWDYANYHTSHAPYLSLTPREYFQRNCWAAVEGSEPEIAGTAELIGADRMCISTDYPHFDSNFPNVSTNLLNNVSREIAAAIFMGGASLYNFNEEDFQKAHAAAETNRTRQTAVGEA
- a CDS encoding type II toxin-antitoxin system VapC family toxin; protein product: MILIDTSVWIEHLRTGDRELTHLLETDQALVHPFVIGELACGNLARRQEILAMLQDLPTLPAAEDSEVLYFIGRNQLMGRGIGYIDMHLLAAAALAPPARLWTRDKRLGAAADRLGLAHR